Proteins encoded within one genomic window of Amorphoplanes friuliensis DSM 7358:
- a CDS encoding alpha/beta fold hydrolase, with product MHFVFIPGAWHGGWSWHPVGHRVREAGHGATALTMPGLSLGDDPAGLSLDDAVDHIVTAVECRDLREVVLVGHSWGGIPITGAAHRLRDRLAGISYFSAFIPRRGESMARAMGPMEGFLTDTIAASPDRTIGLDFPTFQQGLMPGEPEAVQRLVYDQLMPQPGGYMLDALDLPGVETLGLPITYVLAENDISLAAPGTELAARVGVQPVLVPGGHEALLTSPDEVAKALLAG from the coding sequence ATGCACTTCGTTTTCATCCCCGGCGCCTGGCACGGCGGATGGTCCTGGCATCCGGTGGGGCACCGCGTGCGCGAGGCCGGCCACGGCGCCACCGCGCTGACCATGCCCGGCCTGAGCCTCGGCGACGACCCGGCCGGCCTGTCGCTGGACGACGCCGTCGACCACATCGTCACCGCTGTCGAATGTCGCGACCTGCGCGAAGTTGTCCTGGTCGGCCACAGCTGGGGCGGCATCCCGATCACCGGCGCCGCCCATCGGCTGCGTGACCGGCTCGCCGGCATCAGCTACTTCAGCGCCTTCATCCCCCGGCGCGGCGAGTCGATGGCCCGGGCGATGGGGCCGATGGAGGGTTTCCTCACGGACACCATCGCCGCCTCGCCGGACCGCACCATCGGGCTGGACTTCCCCACCTTCCAGCAGGGACTCATGCCCGGCGAACCCGAGGCGGTGCAGCGGCTCGTCTACGACCAGCTGATGCCTCAGCCCGGCGGCTACATGCTCGACGCGCTGGACCTGCCCGGTGTGGAGACGCTCGGCCTGCCCATCACCTACGTCCTGGCCGAGAACGACATCTCCCTGGCCGCCCCCGGGACCGAACTCGCCGCCCGGGTCGGCGTGCAGCCGGTCCTGGTTCCCGGCGGCCACGAAGCCCTCCTGACCAGCCCGGACGAGGTGGCCAAGGCACTCCTGGCCGGGTGA
- a CDS encoding SDR family oxidoreductase: MTGSLLGQTVVVLGGSAGIGLATARAATAEGAGVVITGRTGSRLEEAAKDVGAVGHAAFDATDSGRLGTFFRTLPGPVNHVLVSGSGPMYAPLAELDTAAAARHVGDHLKLYLDVAQLAATAVQPGGTVLFISGTGGRRPAVGLSVISLLTAGMPALVKNLALELAPVRVNLIAPGFVDTPLSASLLGDGLDARRAQLRETLPIRRVVGPDDVAAVAVHLMVNTALTGATFDVDGGQQII; this comes from the coding sequence ATGACCGGCTCCCTGCTCGGCCAGACCGTCGTCGTTCTCGGCGGCAGCGCCGGCATCGGCCTTGCCACCGCCCGCGCCGCCACCGCCGAGGGCGCCGGTGTTGTCATCACCGGCCGCACCGGGAGCAGGCTCGAAGAAGCTGCCAAGGACGTCGGCGCGGTCGGTCACGCCGCATTCGACGCCACCGACTCCGGCCGTCTCGGGACCTTCTTCCGTACGCTGCCAGGGCCGGTGAACCACGTGCTGGTCAGTGGGAGCGGCCCGATGTACGCGCCGCTGGCCGAGCTCGACACCGCGGCGGCCGCCCGCCATGTGGGCGATCACTTGAAGCTGTACCTCGACGTGGCCCAGCTGGCGGCGACCGCCGTGCAGCCCGGCGGCACCGTGCTCTTCATCAGCGGCACCGGCGGAAGGCGTCCGGCCGTCGGGCTCAGCGTGATCTCGCTGCTGACCGCCGGGATGCCCGCGCTGGTCAAGAATCTGGCCCTGGAGCTCGCACCGGTCCGGGTCAACCTCATCGCGCCCGGTTTTGTGGACACGCCGCTGTCCGCGTCCCTGCTGGGCGACGGACTCGACGCACGGCGGGCCCAGCTCCGTGAGACGCTGCCGATCAGGCGTGTGGTCGGGCCGGACGATGTCGCCGCGGTCGCCGTGCACCTCATGGTCAACACCGCGCTGACCGGCGCGACCTTCGACGTCGACGGCGGACAACAGATCATCTGA
- a CDS encoding TetR/AcrR family transcriptional regulator gives MPSARRAEYADQTRRAILEAARSLFTDQGYFATRVEQIAAAARVAPATVYAVGGGKNGLLRTLIESAVTSDENARIFAEIEAATDPERLIAQVVGVSRTKFGQWSALMRQVVAAAPQEPAVRESMEIAHAGLRNGMRLTAERLAALGALRDGVDAAEAADILWLHLCNAAYFIRTDDLGWSLDKSEAWLNAVLPRELLRR, from the coding sequence ATGCCGTCCGCCCGCCGAGCCGAGTACGCCGACCAGACCCGCCGGGCCATCCTGGAAGCGGCCCGGTCCCTGTTCACGGACCAGGGCTACTTCGCGACGAGGGTCGAGCAGATCGCCGCCGCCGCGCGGGTCGCCCCGGCCACGGTCTACGCCGTCGGCGGCGGCAAGAACGGCCTGCTCCGCACGCTCATCGAGTCGGCCGTGACCTCGGACGAGAACGCCCGCATCTTCGCGGAGATCGAGGCCGCCACCGACCCGGAACGCCTGATCGCGCAGGTCGTCGGCGTGTCCCGGACCAAGTTCGGGCAGTGGTCGGCACTGATGCGTCAGGTCGTCGCCGCGGCTCCCCAGGAGCCGGCGGTCCGCGAAAGCATGGAGATCGCCCACGCGGGGCTGCGCAACGGTATGCGCCTGACCGCCGAGCGCCTGGCAGCGCTGGGTGCACTTCGTGACGGCGTGGACGCAGCCGAGGCCGCCGACATCCTGTGGCTCCACCTGTGCAACGCGGCCTACTTCATCCGCACGGACGACCTCGGCTGGTCGCTCGACAAGTCGGAGGCCTGGCTCAACGCGGTTCTGCCGCGCGAGCTGCTGCGCCGCTGA
- a CDS encoding MOSC and FAD-binding oxidoreductase domain-containing protein, which translates to MGTLRSVNVGRPRNVSWQGRTVHTGVWKAPVDGPVTVRRLNVDGDGQGDLGGHGGEQRAVFVYQLDSYRYWQDFLHRDDFTHGQFGENFTVDGLGDDEVCIGDRYRIGGALLEVTQPRVTCYRVGIRMADPRIPALLVQHHRPGFYFRVLQEGEVTAGDDIIKVADGPQRMTVAEVDALLYLPGHAPADVERALRIPALSPGWQASFRAMAGAPGTPGNVGLVATAPPPAWPGFRPLRVTAVVPESTTISSILLADPSGAPLPRALPGQFLTVRVQPGPDAAPLIRSYSLSGAPGADQYRISVKREDHGAASTYLDARLRAGSLLEAAAPRGTFTLATGTAPVLLVSGGVGATPVLAMLHALAAEKSDRPVWWIQAARSEAARPFAAESAALLERLPSPRSLVCLSRPDPGDDFTATGHLSAELLTGLDLPADADAYVCGPAAFLQEVTAALVTAGVARIHTEVFGAQAALTPGIAATRAGPPHPPAGPPGTGPDVSFARSGLSVPWQDGYGSLLDLAEACDVPVRWSCRASVCHNCESGLLAGEVRYDPEPADPPADGTVLICSSRPTGPVVLDL; encoded by the coding sequence ATGGGCACTCTGCGATCGGTCAACGTAGGCAGACCCCGGAACGTGTCCTGGCAGGGCCGCACGGTCCACACCGGCGTCTGGAAGGCTCCGGTCGACGGCCCGGTGACCGTACGCAGGCTCAACGTCGACGGAGACGGTCAGGGTGACCTCGGCGGCCACGGTGGCGAGCAGCGGGCGGTCTTCGTCTACCAGCTCGACTCCTACCGCTACTGGCAGGACTTCCTGCACCGCGACGACTTCACCCACGGGCAGTTCGGCGAGAACTTCACCGTCGACGGGCTCGGCGACGACGAGGTCTGCATCGGTGACCGCTACCGCATCGGCGGGGCCCTGCTGGAGGTGACGCAGCCGCGGGTCACCTGTTACCGGGTCGGCATCCGGATGGCGGACCCGCGAATCCCGGCGTTGCTCGTGCAGCACCACCGCCCCGGCTTCTACTTCCGTGTCCTCCAGGAGGGTGAGGTGACTGCCGGCGACGACATCATCAAGGTCGCCGACGGCCCGCAGCGCATGACGGTCGCCGAGGTGGACGCGCTGCTCTACCTGCCCGGCCACGCACCCGCGGACGTCGAGCGGGCGCTGCGGATCCCGGCGCTGAGCCCCGGCTGGCAGGCGTCGTTCCGGGCGATGGCCGGGGCGCCCGGCACACCCGGCAACGTCGGCCTGGTCGCGACGGCACCACCGCCGGCCTGGCCGGGCTTCCGCCCGCTGCGGGTGACCGCCGTCGTCCCGGAGAGCACGACGATCTCGTCGATCCTGCTGGCCGACCCCTCCGGCGCCCCTCTGCCCCGAGCGCTTCCGGGCCAGTTCCTCACGGTACGCGTACAGCCCGGCCCGGACGCCGCACCGCTGATCCGCAGCTACTCCCTGTCCGGGGCGCCCGGCGCCGATCAGTACAGGATCAGCGTCAAACGGGAGGACCACGGCGCCGCCAGCACGTACCTGGACGCGCGGCTCCGGGCCGGCTCGCTGCTGGAGGCCGCCGCACCCCGCGGCACCTTCACCCTCGCCACCGGTACGGCTCCCGTGCTGCTGGTCAGCGGTGGTGTCGGCGCCACCCCGGTGCTGGCCATGCTGCACGCACTGGCCGCCGAGAAGTCCGACCGGCCGGTGTGGTGGATCCAGGCCGCCCGCAGCGAGGCTGCCCGCCCGTTCGCCGCGGAATCGGCTGCGCTCCTCGAACGCCTCCCGTCACCACGGTCGCTGGTGTGCCTGAGCCGCCCGGACCCGGGTGACGACTTCACCGCGACCGGCCACCTGTCCGCGGAACTGCTGACCGGGCTCGACCTCCCGGCCGATGCTGACGCGTACGTCTGCGGCCCGGCGGCTTTCCTCCAGGAGGTGACGGCGGCGCTCGTCACGGCCGGTGTTGCGCGGATCCACACCGAGGTGTTCGGTGCGCAGGCGGCGCTGACACCCGGGATCGCCGCGACCCGGGCCGGGCCGCCACATCCGCCCGCCGGCCCGCCCGGCACCGGGCCCGACGTGTCCTTCGCCCGCAGCGGCCTGTCCGTTCCGTGGCAGGACGGCTACGGCAGCCTGCTCGACCTGGCCGAGGCGTGCGACGTCCCGGTGCGCTGGTCGTGCCGCGCCAGCGTCTGTCACAACTGCGAGAGCGGGCTGCTGGCGGGCGAGGTCCGTTACGACCCCGAACCCGCCGACCCGCCCGCCGACGGCACCGTCCTGATCTGCTCCTCCCGACCCACCGGCCCGGTGGTGCTCGACCTCTGA
- a CDS encoding MFS transporter: protein MIRLRSRTGAALITATVLASMAGFLDASVVNVAIPAIGRDLQAGVVALQWTVAGYLLTAAALLLVAGALADRFGRRRVLIAGLAVMLVASVLCSAASSAGELIAARVLQGVGAALVVPSSLALLNGTLSGADRAPGIGIWAGLSSLGGLLIGPFAGGWLVDHVSWRAIFLLNIPLILAALLALIPVPEAAHPTEGRLSIDTAGALLAVLGLGGLIDALTTGSVEGWTSPRVIAGLTVGIVCLAALVPVERRVRQPMLKLSLFGSRQFSAINLATVLFYGALAAAGYLLVLRCELTLGWSATRAGSVQIPASAVFLALSPVSGVLVRRVGPRLLMTAGIAAVGLAFLWLAIVRGGYAGAILPAVLLWGVGLGLTVTPLTAAVLAAVGDGDLGEASAISDVASRLGGAVLTALVPVLIGVQAGRGLGPALTDGYRPAMIVLAALCGVAAVIAAVYVRAGQPVASSPIRFAPPAPFHGCAPVRTVVRPSEVSS from the coding sequence ATGATCCGCCTGCGCAGCCGTACCGGTGCCGCGTTGATCACCGCGACGGTCCTCGCCTCGATGGCCGGATTCCTGGACGCCAGCGTGGTCAACGTGGCGATCCCGGCCATCGGCCGTGACCTCCAAGCCGGCGTTGTCGCTCTGCAGTGGACGGTGGCCGGATATCTGCTCACCGCGGCCGCACTGCTGCTGGTGGCGGGCGCGCTCGCCGACCGGTTCGGCCGGCGCCGGGTGCTGATCGCCGGTCTGGCGGTCATGCTGGTGGCGTCCGTGCTGTGCTCGGCCGCGTCCTCGGCCGGTGAACTGATTGCCGCCCGGGTCCTGCAAGGTGTCGGCGCCGCGCTCGTCGTGCCCAGCAGTCTGGCCCTGCTCAACGGCACCCTGTCCGGGGCCGACCGGGCACCCGGCATCGGCATCTGGGCCGGCCTGTCCTCGCTCGGCGGTCTGCTGATCGGCCCGTTCGCCGGGGGCTGGCTGGTCGACCACGTCTCCTGGCGGGCCATCTTCCTGCTCAACATCCCCCTGATCCTGGCCGCCCTGCTGGCGCTGATCCCGGTCCCCGAGGCGGCACACCCCACCGAGGGCCGGCTGTCCATCGACACGGCCGGCGCGCTGCTGGCCGTGCTCGGCCTCGGCGGTCTGATCGACGCGCTGACCACCGGGTCGGTCGAGGGCTGGACCAGCCCCCGGGTGATCGCCGGACTGACCGTCGGCATCGTCTGCCTCGCCGCGCTCGTGCCGGTGGAGAGGCGTGTCCGGCAGCCGATGCTCAAGCTGTCGCTGTTCGGGTCGCGCCAGTTCAGCGCGATCAACCTCGCCACGGTGCTGTTCTACGGCGCTCTGGCCGCCGCCGGATACCTGCTGGTGCTGCGCTGCGAGCTGACACTCGGCTGGTCGGCGACCAGGGCGGGTTCCGTACAGATTCCGGCGTCCGCGGTCTTTCTGGCTCTCTCGCCCGTCAGCGGTGTCCTGGTACGCCGGGTCGGCCCGCGCCTGCTGATGACCGCGGGAATCGCCGCGGTCGGCCTGGCCTTCCTGTGGCTCGCGATCGTCCGCGGCGGGTACGCCGGGGCGATTCTGCCCGCCGTCCTGCTCTGGGGTGTCGGTCTCGGGCTGACCGTGACACCACTGACCGCCGCCGTCCTGGCCGCGGTCGGCGACGGTGACCTCGGCGAGGCCTCCGCGATCAGCGACGTCGCCTCCCGGCTGGGCGGTGCGGTGCTGACCGCGCTGGTTCCCGTGCTCATCGGGGTCCAGGCCGGGCGAGGGCTCGGTCCGGCTCTCACCGACGGGTACCGCCCGGCGATGATCGTGCTCGCTGCCCTCTGCGGTGTCGCCGCGGTGATCGCGGCCGTCTACGTCCGGGCCGGCCAACCCGTCGCATCATCCCCGATCCGCTTCGCTCCACCCGCCCCCTTCCACGGGTGCGCCCCGGTCCGTACCGTCGTCCGACCCTCGGAGGTGTCCTCATGA